A genomic window from Phoenix dactylifera cultivar Barhee BC4 unplaced genomic scaffold, palm_55x_up_171113_PBpolish2nd_filt_p 000092F, whole genome shotgun sequence includes:
- the LOC103717310 gene encoding protein CELLULOSE SYNTHASE INTERACTIVE 3, which translates to MREDRKEAAPIYQLPEETSLQRTSELINSLISSSYSILSFPAKWQLIRDKLEQLNSNLTAVADGNFSSANSALTAFLESMVTVLNDIQMLTDQCSDESYSRGKLHMRSNLDAVSSRLELHVKHLTQICASAILSQSQAIVPTRPAVGASREDMRFYMKDLFSRLRIGDLDMRAQALAILNEILPQDEKYVRIAVLETADSISLLVHFLEFGDVGIQEKAARAVSVIASFDSYKGALVTGGVIAPLIRALEMGNEAGKEGAARALRKLTENSDNVWSVSAHGGVTVLLKLCDNADSSSELIGLACNTLRNLSSVEEIKKFMVEQGAVSVFTKLLKSKEEVVQIHVMELLYAMVLEDDSLRHMVVGEGVIESLAKLLDPNSPYSMKAREVAVRAIELFCFTSTSLIKALMGCGFLDQVLFLLKNGEISTQESGLKVVSHLCETSEETKKVMGDAGFMTELVKLLEAKSFEVRELAAGLLCSMVPIQRNRRRFIQDDHNVNQIMRLLNPDEEKSVTKKLLLSVLISLADSSNGRRKILASGYVNHLEKLAKADVLEAKKIIKKLSGNRFHSILSKIWSK; encoded by the coding sequence ATGAGGGAAGATCGAAAAGAAGCAGCACCCATCTATCAACTTCCTGAGGAAACCAGTCTCCAGCGAACATCGGAGCTCATTAATTCCTTGATCTCCTCCTCCTACTCCATCCTCTCTTTCCCCGCCAAATGGCAACTAATCAGAGATAAGCTTGAGCAGCTAAACTCCAACCTAACAGCCGTAGCTGATGGCAACTTTTCGAGCGCCAATTCAGCACTCACTGCATTCTTGGAGTCGATGGTAACAGTCCTCAATGACATTCAGATGCTTACTGATCAATGTAGTGATGAAAGTTACAGCAGGGGAAAGCTCCACATGCGGAGCAATCTTGATGCCGTCTCCTCTAGACTCGAGCTCCACGTCAAGCATCTCACACAAATATGTGCTTCTGCAATTCTCTCACAATCCCAAGCCATTGTTCCAACGAGGCCTGCCGTTGGTGCAAGCCGAGAGGACATGAGATTCTACATGAAGGATCTCTTCTCAAGACTAAGGATTGGAGATTTGGATATGAGAGCTCAAGCCCTGGCCATCCTTAACGAGATACTTCCTCAGGATGAGAAATATGTGAGGATAGCGGTGCTTGAAACAGCTGACAGTATTAGTCTTCTGGTGCACTTTCTTGAATTTGGTGATGTGGGTATTCAAGAGAAGGCTGCGAGGGCTGTCTCAGTAATTGCCAGCTTTGACTCATACAAAGGAGCTCTTGTTACAGGCGGTGTCATTGCGCCATTGATCCGGGCATTGGAGATGGGAAATGAAGCGGGAAAAGAGGGGGCTGCTCGAGCTCTGAGGAAACTTACGGAGAATTCTGACAACGTGTGGTCAGTCTCTGCTCATGGAGGTGTTACAGTGCTGCTCAAGCTCTGTGATAATGCTGATAGCAGCAGCGAGTTGATTGGTTTGGCTTGTAATACACTAAGGAACCTTAGCAGTGTCGAGGAGATTAAAAAGTTCATGGTGGAACAAGGAGCAGTTTCAGTGTTCACAAAGCTTCTGAAATCAAAGGAAGAAGTAGTCCAGATTCATGTAATGGAATTGCTGTATGCAATGGTTTTGGAGGATGACAGCCTTAGGCATATGGTGGTTGGAGAAGGGGTCATTGAGTCACTCGCGAAGTTATTGGATCCCAACTCTCCCTACTCAATGAAGGCAAGAGAGGTTGCTGTCCGGGCTATTGAGTTGTTCTGTTTCACCTCAACAAGTTTGATCAAAGCTTTGATGGGTTGTGGTTTCCTCGATCAGGTTCTCTTTCTTCTGAAGAATGGTGAGATATCTACTCAGGAATCTGGCCTCAAGGTTGTTTCTCACCTTTGCGAGACATCTGAGGAGACCAAGAAGGTGATGGGTGATGCTGGATTTATGACAGAGCTTGTAAAGTTGCTAGAAGCTAAATCTTTTGAAGTCAGAGAACTGGCAGCTGGGTTACTCTGCAGCATGGTTCCAATTCAACGAAACCGCAGAAGATTCATTCAAGATGACCACAATGTGAACCAAATCATGAGGTTGCTCAATCCAGATGAGGAGAAATCAGTAACAAAGAAGCTGCTGCTCTCAGTCCTGATCTCGCTAGCAGATAGCAGCAATGGAAGGAGAAAGATTTTGGCATCTGGGTATGTGAACCACTTGGAGAAACTAGCAAAAGCTGATGTTTTGGAAGCAaagaaaatcattaagaagcTCTCTGGGAACAGATTTCATAGCATCCTAAGTAAAATCTGGAGTAAGTGA